A window from bacterium encodes these proteins:
- a CDS encoding methionine synthase: MTTSLLTTTVGSFPKPAYILEARRKHARKQLPDEELRSLERQATEEWIRRQEEIGLDVLVDGEMYRGDMVAFFADQMDGFAIPGLVRSYGNRYYPKPAVVAPVGRRGPVTVDWWKFAQGLTPRPVKGMLTGPYTIAEWSFNEHYPTRRELVLDLARAIHDEAADLERAGARYIQIDEPAIHTRPDEDFDLAVEAMAMVTRGLSAYTITHVCYGDVPRIYPAMLRLAVNQIDLALKNDDFALLETFRTPRFTKDIGLGVLDAHSHRAETPEEVADGIRRSLKVIPLEQIYVTPDCGLKTRTIEETVAKLTSMVAGTRRIREELTR; the protein is encoded by the coding sequence ATGACCACGTCACTGCTCACCACGACGGTCGGAAGCTTCCCCAAGCCGGCGTACATCCTGGAGGCGAGGCGGAAGCACGCACGCAAACAGCTGCCGGACGAAGAGCTGCGCTCGCTGGAGCGCCAGGCGACCGAGGAGTGGATCCGCCGCCAGGAGGAGATCGGGCTGGACGTCCTGGTGGACGGGGAGATGTACCGCGGGGATATGGTCGCGTTCTTCGCGGACCAGATGGACGGGTTCGCCATCCCCGGCCTGGTGCGCTCGTACGGCAACCGGTACTACCCGAAGCCGGCGGTGGTGGCGCCGGTCGGCCGCCGCGGCCCGGTCACCGTGGACTGGTGGAAGTTCGCCCAAGGGCTGACCCCCCGGCCGGTGAAGGGGATGCTGACGGGTCCGTACACGATCGCGGAGTGGTCGTTCAACGAACACTACCCCACGCGCCGGGAGCTGGTGCTGGATCTCGCCCGGGCCATCCACGACGAGGCGGCGGACCTTGAGCGCGCCGGGGCCCGGTACATCCAGATCGACGAGCCCGCCATCCACACGCGGCCGGACGAAGATTTCGATCTCGCCGTTGAGGCGATGGCGATGGTGACCCGGGGGCTCTCCGCCTACACGATCACCCACGTCTGTTACGGGGACGTGCCGCGGATCTATCCGGCGATGCTGCGCTTGGCCGTGAATCAGATCGACCTCGCCCTCAAGAACGACGACTTCGCGCTGCTGGAGACGTTTCGGACCCCGCGGTTCACCAAAGATATCGGCCTGGGGGTGCTCGATGCCCACAGCCACCGCGCGGAGACGCCCGAGGAGGTGGCCGACGGGATCCGCCGGTCGCTGAAGGTGATCCCGCTCGAGCAGATCTACGTCACGCCGGACTGCGGCCTGAAGACCCGGACAATCGAGGAGACGGTCGCCAAATTGACCTCGATGGTGGCGGGCACCCGACGCATCCGAGAGGAGTTGACCCGATAG
- a CDS encoding methylcobamide--CoM methyltransferase has translation MKTTVVGSYPKIPDPPAPGRWRTSVAKRQLGEITPADLRQVEDEVTSEVLAEMAEAGVDLLTDGQIRWEDGQTYFAHGLEGFEIHSLQRYFDTNVYYRQPVAVGEIGWRSPIGVADYRFAAAHSLRPVKPVVTGPLTLAVLSRDEFYGNLDQFVMALAAALNHELRALAAAGAPVIQVDEPGLLTHRDRFPLFRRAMDVLWDGVTATRALYTYFGHIDGLYPAILEIPVDIVGVDFVAGTRNWEVLRRAKFTKQLGLGILDARNTKMETPEAIAEACRRAAEIVPAPHLHVGPSAGLEFLPRRIARRKLEVLVAGVRRAGKEAA, from the coding sequence TTGAAGACGACGGTTGTGGGCAGCTACCCGAAGATTCCCGATCCCCCCGCCCCGGGCCGGTGGCGGACGAGCGTGGCAAAGCGGCAGCTCGGCGAGATCACCCCGGCCGATCTGCGCCAGGTGGAGGACGAGGTGACGTCCGAGGTGCTCGCGGAGATGGCGGAGGCCGGGGTCGACCTCCTCACCGATGGGCAGATTCGGTGGGAGGACGGCCAAACCTATTTCGCACACGGGCTGGAGGGGTTCGAGATCCACAGCCTGCAGCGGTACTTCGACACGAACGTCTACTACCGGCAGCCGGTGGCGGTGGGCGAGATCGGCTGGCGCAGCCCGATCGGGGTCGCCGACTATCGGTTCGCCGCCGCCCACAGCCTGCGTCCGGTGAAGCCGGTGGTGACCGGGCCGCTGACGCTGGCGGTCCTCAGCCGGGACGAATTCTACGGAAACCTCGACCAGTTCGTGATGGCCCTCGCCGCGGCCCTCAACCACGAGCTTAGGGCGCTGGCCGCGGCCGGCGCGCCGGTGATTCAGGTGGACGAACCTGGGCTGCTCACACACCGCGATCGGTTCCCGCTGTTTCGGCGGGCGATGGACGTGCTGTGGGACGGGGTGACGGCGACGCGCGCGCTGTACACCTACTTCGGCCACATCGACGGGCTGTACCCGGCGATCCTCGAGATCCCCGTGGACATCGTCGGCGTCGACTTCGTCGCCGGCACCCGCAACTGGGAGGTGCTCCGCCGGGCGAAGTTCACCAAGCAACTCGGGCTGGGGATCCTCGACGCCCGGAATACCAAGATGGAAACGCCCGAGGCGATCGCGGAGGCGTGTCGTCGGGCCGCGGAGATCGTGCCCGCCCCGCACCTCCACGTCGGGCCGAGCGCGGGGCTGGAGTTCCTGCCCCGCCGGATCGCGCGGCGGAAATTGGAGGTCCTGGTGGCCGGGGTCCGCCGGGCCGGGAAGGAGGCGGCATGA
- a CDS encoding acyl-CoA dehydrogenase family protein — translation MRFDYTDEQRLIHDTLREFAARELRPHARRWDAEGAFPVSLIPSLARLGLFGMVIPQAYGGTGLDAVSTALAIEALAWGDGGIALTVASHNSLCAGHLVRAGTEAQKRAYLPRLASGEALGAWGLTEPGSGSDAAALVTRAERRGDRWVLNGTKVFVTQGSIAGAYVIMARTHPEAGPRGISAFVVERGTPGLRVGKHEDKLGVRSSDTAEVVLEDCAVPAAQMLGEPGEGYRDALRVLEGGRIGIGAMSLGLGRAALDAAVAYAGERRAFGRPIAEFQAIQWMVADMATELDAAELLVMEAASRADRGLPYREQSSMAKLYASEAAARAATRAVQIHGGYGFIKDYPVERIYRDVKLCEIGEGTSEVQRMLIAREVLA, via the coding sequence GTGCGATTCGACTACACCGACGAGCAGCGGCTGATCCACGATACCCTCCGGGAGTTTGCCGCCCGCGAGCTGCGTCCGCATGCCCGGCGGTGGGACGCCGAGGGGGCGTTTCCGGTCTCGCTGATTCCGAGTTTGGCGAGGCTGGGGCTGTTCGGGATGGTGATCCCTCAGGCCTACGGCGGCACCGGCCTCGATGCGGTGAGCACGGCGCTGGCGATCGAGGCCCTGGCCTGGGGGGATGGCGGGATCGCGCTCACCGTGGCCTCTCACAACTCGCTGTGCGCGGGGCACCTCGTGCGCGCGGGAACCGAGGCGCAGAAGCGGGCCTACCTGCCGCGACTGGCCAGCGGTGAGGCGCTCGGGGCGTGGGGGCTGACCGAGCCGGGCTCGGGCAGCGACGCCGCCGCGCTGGTCACGCGGGCGGAGCGCCGGGGCGACCGGTGGGTGCTGAACGGGACAAAGGTGTTCGTGACGCAGGGCAGCATCGCCGGCGCCTACGTCATCATGGCCCGGACGCACCCCGAGGCGGGACCGCGTGGGATCTCCGCCTTCGTCGTGGAGCGCGGCACCCCCGGGTTGCGGGTCGGGAAGCACGAGGACAAGCTCGGCGTCCGGTCGAGCGACACCGCGGAGGTCGTCCTGGAAGACTGCGCCGTCCCGGCGGCGCAGATGCTCGGGGAGCCGGGCGAAGGGTACCGCGACGCGCTGCGCGTGCTGGAGGGCGGCCGGATCGGGATCGGCGCGATGTCGCTGGGGTTGGGGCGGGCGGCGCTCGACGCGGCGGTGGCGTACGCGGGAGAGCGGCGGGCGTTCGGTCGGCCGATCGCGGAGTTTCAGGCCATCCAGTGGATGGTCGCCGACATGGCGACCGAACTGGACGCCGCCGAACTCCTGGTGATGGAGGCGGCGTCACGTGCCGATCGGGGGCTGCCGTATCGTGAGCAGAGTTCGATGGCGAAGCTGTACGCGTCGGAGGCCGCCGCGCGGGCGGCGACCCGGGCGGTGCAGATCCACGGCGGGTACGGGTTCATCAAGGACTATCCGGTCGAGCGGATCTACCGGGACGTGAAGCTCTGCGAGATCGGTGAGGGGACCTCGGAAGTGCAGCGGATGCTGATCGCCCGTGAGGTGCTGGCGTGA
- a CDS encoding NifU family protein, with the protein MDRPTGQATADVDDLHARVEKVLDQIRPAVQQDGGDLELVDIVDGIVQIRLAGSCVGCMYSMMTLQAGVERMLKEQVPEIKAVEAAPF; encoded by the coding sequence ATGGACCGGCCCACCGGGCAGGCGACCGCGGACGTCGACGACCTCCACGCTCGAGTGGAGAAGGTCCTCGACCAGATCCGCCCGGCCGTGCAGCAGGACGGCGGCGATCTCGAGTTGGTGGACATCGTCGACGGGATCGTGCAGATCCGGCTGGCGGGGTCGTGTGTGGGGTGCATGTACTCGATGATGACGCTCCAGGCCGGTGTGGAGCGCATGCTGAAGGAACAGGTCCCGGAGATCAAGGCGGTCGAAGCCGCGCCCTTCTGA
- a CDS encoding iron-sulfur cluster assembly accessory protein, protein MSVEVGRPTVLLTESAVAKLKEMLAEQDDPNLCFRVFIQPGGCDGFSYGMTFDSPEADDEVIERGGVRLLVDRTSARLLRGSEVDYVNSVTATGFAIRNPNAVATCGCGHSFKTADEAGHADPCGEEAEAGE, encoded by the coding sequence ATGTCGGTTGAAGTCGGGCGTCCAACGGTGTTGCTCACGGAGAGCGCGGTCGCCAAGCTGAAGGAGATGCTGGCGGAGCAGGACGATCCGAACCTCTGCTTCCGGGTCTTCATTCAGCCGGGCGGGTGCGACGGATTTTCCTACGGGATGACGTTCGACTCGCCCGAAGCCGACGACGAGGTCATCGAGCGGGGTGGGGTGCGCCTCCTGGTGGACCGGACCAGCGCGAGGTTGCTGCGCGGGTCGGAGGTCGATTACGTCAATTCGGTGACCGCGACCGGGTTTGCGATCCGCAACCCGAACGCCGTGGCCACCTGCGGGTGCGGGCACTCGTTCAAGACCGCTGATGAGGCGGGGCACGCCGACCCCTGCGGCGAGGAAGCCGAGGCGGGGGAGTAG
- a CDS encoding secondary thiamine-phosphate synthase enzyme YjbQ: MRQTLTAAKAFTTTLTVPTRDPVEIVNLTDQIQSLAEMREIVRGFVLVHSLHTTTGLCLNEFQEALLHDIKAFLARLAPRDGGYRHNDPAFSDDTRNNAASHLGAITLGQTLQIPIEQGTLVLGTWQRILFCELDGPQTRRVYVQVMGV, from the coding sequence GTGCGACAGACACTCACCGCGGCCAAGGCGTTCACCACGACCCTCACGGTGCCGACGCGCGACCCGGTGGAGATCGTCAACCTCACCGACCAGATTCAATCGCTCGCGGAGATGCGCGAGATCGTCCGCGGATTCGTGCTGGTGCACAGCCTGCACACCACCACGGGACTGTGCCTGAATGAGTTTCAGGAAGCCCTGCTCCACGACATCAAAGCGTTTCTCGCGCGCCTGGCCCCGCGGGACGGGGGGTACCGCCACAACGACCCCGCCTTCTCCGACGACACTCGCAACAACGCCGCCAGCCACCTCGGCGCCATCACCCTCGGGCAGACGCTGCAGATCCCGATCGAGCAGGGAACCCTGGTCCTCGGCACCTGGCAGCGGATCCTGTTCTGCGAGCTCGACGGTCCGCAGACCCGCCGCGTGTACGTCCAGGTGATGGGGGTCTAA
- the moeB gene encoding molybdopterin-synthase adenylyltransferase MoeB has product MATTRVSGAQPQAPLLTAGQMERYSRQIILEEMGIAGQARLLHGKVLIIGAGGLGSPTALYLAAAGVGTLGIVDGDQVDLTNLHRQILHTTPAIGQPKTESARRTLTGLNPDVTVVTYQTVLTSANAMDTIRPYDVVINGSDNFPTRYLINDACVLLGKPLVDASILKWEGQATTFVPGRGCYRCLFPTPPPPGAVPSCAEGGILGALCGFMGSRQALEAMKLLLGAGETLANRLLIFDALEGETRVVRWNRNPECPVCGDRPTIRALIDYEQFCGMPAHDRTQAVKVDIPEVTPQEAKALLDRGGVQLVDVREPWEHEESHIPSCRLIPMGEVVARLREIDKGTPAVIYCRSGGRSGKIVTLLREQGYGKAVNLAGGILAWVNAQLPTE; this is encoded by the coding sequence ATGGCCACGACGAGGGTGTCCGGCGCGCAGCCGCAGGCCCCGCTGCTCACCGCCGGCCAGATGGAGCGGTACTCCCGCCAGATCATCCTGGAGGAGATGGGGATCGCGGGGCAGGCGCGTTTGCTCCACGGCAAGGTGCTGATTATCGGCGCCGGCGGGCTGGGGTCGCCGACCGCACTGTACCTGGCCGCCGCCGGGGTCGGCACCCTGGGGATCGTGGACGGAGACCAGGTGGATCTCACGAACCTGCACCGGCAGATCCTCCACACGACCCCGGCGATCGGACAGCCCAAAACCGAATCGGCACGCCGGACGCTCACCGGCCTCAACCCCGACGTGACCGTCGTGACCTACCAGACCGTGCTGACGAGCGCCAATGCCATGGACACCATCCGCCCCTACGATGTGGTGATCAACGGCAGCGACAACTTTCCGACCCGCTACCTCATCAACGACGCCTGCGTGCTGCTCGGCAAGCCGCTCGTCGACGCGAGCATCCTGAAGTGGGAGGGGCAGGCGACGACGTTCGTGCCCGGCCGGGGATGCTACCGCTGTCTGTTCCCGACCCCGCCGCCTCCCGGCGCCGTGCCGAGCTGTGCCGAGGGTGGGATCCTCGGCGCGCTGTGCGGGTTCATGGGGAGCCGGCAGGCGCTGGAGGCGATGAAGCTATTGCTGGGAGCCGGGGAGACGCTCGCCAACCGGCTGCTGATCTTCGATGCCCTGGAGGGAGAGACGCGGGTCGTGCGGTGGAACCGGAACCCGGAATGTCCGGTGTGCGGTGACCGGCCGACGATTCGCGCGCTGATCGACTACGAGCAGTTCTGCGGGATGCCCGCCCACGATCGGACTCAGGCGGTGAAGGTCGACATCCCTGAGGTCACCCCGCAGGAGGCGAAGGCGCTACTGGACCGGGGCGGAGTGCAGCTCGTCGACGTGCGCGAGCCGTGGGAGCACGAGGAATCCCACATCCCGAGCTGCCGGCTGATCCCGATGGGCGAGGTGGTCGCCCGCCTGCGGGAGATCGACAAGGGGACGCCGGCCGTGATCTACTGCCGGTCCGGCGGGCGGAGCGGAAAGATCGTGACGCTGCTGCGCGAGCAGGGATACGGCAAGGCGGTGAACCTGGCGGGCGGAATCCTGGCCTGGGTGAACGCGCAGCTGCCGACCGAGTAG
- a CDS encoding NAD(P)/FAD-dependent oxidoreductase, giving the protein MASELYDVTILGGGPVGLYAAYYAGFRTLRTKIVESLNALGGQITALYPEKLIFDVAGFTRVIGRQLVDNLVEQAMQYQPTVCLGETVESLTTLPDATLELKTGAATHRSRTLLITAGIGAFHPKIFKNPQIDGFDGRGLYYFVRSFQDFKDKRVLIVGGGDSAVDWALGLLGVARSITLIHRRDEFRAHEDSVQKMLKSSAQIKTFYELRRLEGGAQVERAVIYQNKTNAEETLEVDAVIASLGFLSTLGPIQDWGLELEHDSIRVNTRMETNLPGVYAAGDIVTYPGKVKLIATGFGEAATAINNAAGYINPKASLFPGHSSSQAVHDKQKASVGT; this is encoded by the coding sequence ATGGCTTCGGAGTTGTACGACGTCACCATTCTCGGCGGCGGTCCGGTCGGATTGTACGCCGCGTATTACGCCGGCTTCCGGACGCTGCGCACGAAGATCGTCGAGAGCCTCAACGCGCTCGGCGGACAGATCACCGCGCTCTATCCCGAGAAGTTGATCTTCGATGTCGCCGGATTTACGCGCGTCATCGGCCGTCAGCTGGTGGACAACCTGGTCGAGCAGGCGATGCAGTACCAGCCCACCGTCTGCTTGGGGGAAACCGTGGAATCGCTGACCACCCTCCCCGATGCCACCCTCGAGCTGAAGACGGGCGCCGCCACCCACCGCAGCCGGACGCTCTTGATCACCGCCGGCATCGGCGCGTTTCATCCGAAGATCTTCAAAAATCCGCAGATCGACGGGTTCGACGGCCGGGGGCTCTACTACTTCGTGCGCAGCTTCCAGGACTTCAAGGACAAGCGCGTCCTCATCGTCGGCGGCGGAGATTCGGCGGTGGACTGGGCGCTCGGGCTGCTCGGGGTCGCGCGGTCGATCACCCTGATCCACCGACGGGACGAGTTCCGCGCCCACGAGGACTCGGTGCAGAAAATGCTCAAGTCGTCCGCGCAGATCAAGACGTTCTACGAGTTGCGGCGCCTGGAGGGCGGCGCGCAGGTGGAGCGGGCGGTGATCTACCAGAACAAAACGAACGCCGAGGAGACGCTGGAGGTCGACGCCGTCATCGCCTCGCTGGGGTTCCTCAGCACGCTCGGCCCGATCCAGGACTGGGGGCTCGAGCTGGAGCACGACAGCATCCGCGTGAACACCCGGATGGAAACGAATCTCCCCGGGGTCTACGCCGCCGGGGACATCGTCACGTATCCGGGGAAGGTCAAGCTGATCGCGACCGGCTTCGGCGAAGCGGCAACGGCGATCAACAACGCCGCCGGCTACATCAACCCCAAGGCGAGCCTCTTCCCCGGGCACAGCAGCTCGCAGGCGGTGCACGACAAGCAGAAGGCCTCGGTCGGGACGTAA
- the lipA gene encoding lipoyl synthase, with amino-acid sequence MNERRRPEWLKVKLSTGPHFRELVGIMRTQALHTVCEEARCPNIGDCWERGTATFLILGNVCTRHCAYCAIAHGLPTEVDAQEPERVAEAVTAMGLRHVVITSVDRDDLRDGGAALFARTIRLLRERRPACSVEVLIPDFKGDPAALRTVLDAGPDILNHNIETVPRLFRAVRAGGDYRRSLDLLARAKAWGGRGLTKSGMMVGLGEGWAEVLDTMRDLREAGCDILTVGQYLSPGRDYAPIVRYYHPDEFAALKREGLTMGFRHVESGPLVRSSYHADEQAAGAGAR; translated from the coding sequence ATGAACGAACGGCGACGGCCTGAGTGGCTCAAGGTGAAGCTGTCCACCGGCCCCCATTTCCGGGAGCTGGTGGGGATCATGCGCACCCAGGCGCTGCACACCGTGTGCGAGGAAGCGCGCTGCCCCAACATCGGGGACTGCTGGGAGCGGGGGACGGCGACGTTTCTGATCCTCGGCAATGTCTGCACCCGGCACTGCGCCTACTGCGCGATCGCCCACGGGCTGCCGACGGAAGTGGACGCCCAGGAGCCGGAGCGGGTGGCCGAGGCGGTGACCGCGATGGGGCTTCGCCACGTCGTCATCACCTCGGTGGACCGCGACGATCTCCGCGACGGCGGCGCCGCGCTCTTCGCCCGGACGATCCGGCTGCTGCGGGAGCGCCGGCCCGCCTGCTCGGTGGAAGTCCTGATCCCCGATTTCAAGGGCGACCCCGCGGCGCTGCGCACCGTGCTCGACGCCGGGCCGGACATCCTCAACCACAACATCGAGACGGTGCCCAGGCTGTTCCGGGCGGTCCGCGCCGGCGGGGACTACCGGCGCTCGCTCGATCTCCTCGCCAGGGCGAAGGCGTGGGGCGGACGCGGGCTCACCAAGAGCGGGATGATGGTGGGGCTCGGCGAGGGGTGGGCGGAGGTGCTGGACACGATGCGCGACCTGCGGGAGGCGGGGTGCGACATCCTGACGGTCGGCCAGTACCTGAGCCCGGGGCGGGATTACGCGCCGATCGTCCGCTACTACCATCCCGACGAGTTCGCCGCGCTGAAGCGCGAGGGGCTGACGATGGGCTTCCGCCACGTCGAGTCCGGGCCGCTGGTGCGCAGCAGCTACCACGCCGACGAGCAGGCGGCGGGGGCCGGCGCGCGCTGA
- a CDS encoding dihydrolipoamide acetyltransferase family protein yields MPTEIKMPQLGESVHEGTIGRWLKQPGEAVAKYEPLVEVITDKVNVEMPSPSAGLLRAILVAEGETVVVGTAIAVIDEQGGAAVQGAAVPATASVPPAAARSADDGERRAPARPRPEGVKLTPLVRRLAEEHRLSAQELAGLSGTGEGGRITKDDVLRYLDARASAPRPAEAAAPASAGGDQLHRLSPLRRAIAERMTRSKREIPHAYGIIEADVTGIVRHREAHKAAWSAREGVNISITAFIVCAAARALRAFPMVNSTFTADGVLYKQAINLGVGVAVPDGLIVPVIKDADRKPVVAVAKELARLSTRAREGTLTLEEVSGGTFTLTNAGVFGSVMSMPIINHPQAAILATDAIVRRPVVVGEGIAVREMMYLGLAFDHRIFDGAVGMQFLGHIKQQVEGFTPVGDSPEF; encoded by the coding sequence ATGCCCACCGAGATCAAAATGCCCCAGCTCGGCGAGAGTGTGCACGAAGGGACGATCGGCCGGTGGCTCAAGCAGCCCGGGGAGGCGGTGGCCAAGTACGAGCCGTTGGTGGAGGTGATCACCGACAAGGTCAACGTGGAGATGCCGTCACCCTCCGCCGGACTGCTGCGGGCGATTCTGGTCGCGGAAGGGGAAACGGTGGTCGTCGGCACGGCGATCGCGGTGATCGACGAGCAGGGCGGGGCCGCCGTCCAGGGAGCTGCGGTTCCGGCGACCGCGTCCGTCCCACCCGCCGCGGCTCGCTCCGCGGACGACGGCGAGCGTCGCGCCCCGGCGCGTCCCCGCCCCGAAGGGGTGAAGCTCACGCCGCTGGTCCGCCGGCTGGCGGAGGAGCACCGTCTCAGCGCCCAGGAACTGGCAGGCCTCTCCGGGACCGGGGAGGGGGGGCGGATCACGAAAGACGACGTCCTCCGCTACCTCGACGCCCGCGCTTCCGCCCCGCGCCCGGCGGAGGCGGCCGCGCCCGCCTCCGCCGGGGGCGACCAACTCCACCGGCTCTCCCCGCTCCGCCGGGCGATCGCCGAGCGGATGACCCGCAGCAAGCGCGAGATCCCGCATGCGTACGGGATCATCGAGGCGGACGTCACCGGGATCGTCCGCCATCGCGAGGCGCACAAGGCGGCCTGGAGCGCCCGGGAGGGCGTGAACATTTCGATCACGGCCTTCATCGTCTGCGCGGCCGCCCGGGCGCTTCGAGCGTTTCCGATGGTGAATTCGACCTTCACCGCGGACGGGGTCCTGTACAAGCAGGCGATCAACCTCGGGGTGGGCGTCGCGGTGCCCGACGGGCTGATCGTCCCGGTCATCAAGGACGCGGATCGGAAACCCGTCGTGGCCGTGGCCAAGGAGCTCGCCCGGCTTTCCACCCGGGCGCGCGAGGGGACGCTGACGCTGGAGGAGGTTTCCGGCGGCACGTTCACGCTGACCAACGCCGGGGTGTTCGGGTCGGTGATGTCGATGCCGATCATCAACCATCCGCAGGCGGCGATCCTGGCCACCGACGCGATCGTGCGGCGCCCGGTGGTGGTGGGGGAGGGGATCGCCGTCCGCGAGATGATGTACCTGGGGCTGGCGTTCGACCATCGAATCTTCGACGGCGCCGTGGGGATGCAGTTCCTCGGTCATATCAAGCAGCAGGTGGAGGGGTTCACGCCGGTGGGGGACTCCCCCGAATTCTAG